Below is a genomic region from Rhizobium sp. 9140.
GAAACCTCCTTCGGCAATGCCGGCCTTATCCAGCGGGAGGGCGTCGTGCCCTACGGCTTCCCGCATGATTTCGGCGCTCTGTTCCGCTATGCCCTTAATAATACCATCGACGCCCATTACCACCTGAAGGCCCTGCCGGGTCTCGTGCCGTTTCTGGTGCGCTACTGGTGGAATTCAGGCTTCACCCAGCACCAGCATATCGCAAGGCTTTATGCGCCGCTGATCGAGAACTCGATCACCGAACATGCCGACCTTATCAAGGCGTCGGGTGCCGACAACCTCATCCAGCGCGATGGCTGGATGAAGGTTTTCCGCACGGATGCCGCCCGCGATGCTGCCTATAAGGAGGCCGAGCGCCTGTCGGCCGGCTTCGGCGTCAATCACCAGAAGCTCTCGCCGAGCGACGTCAAGGCACTGGAACCCTCGATCCGCATCGGCCTCGCCGGCGGTCTGCGCTGGACCGACCCGTGGTCGATCCGCGATCCCCATAGCCTGAACAAGGCCTACCTCACCTATTTCCAGTCCCTCGGCGGGCGCCTGGTCGCAGGCGATGCCGCAACGCTCGAGCACGTTCTGGAAGGTCCCGGCTGGCGTATCGCTTCGCCGGATGGACCGATCGAGGCGGCTGAGGTCGTCGTGGCCCTCGGTCCGTGGGCGGATACCGTCACCCGCAAGCTGGGTTACCGCTACCCGCTTGCGGTCAAGCGTGGCTACCATATGCATTACGGCACGCAGGAGGGCGAACGGCTGAACAACTGGGTGCTCGATGCCGAGAAGGGATACTTCCTCGCACCCATGCTGCGCGGAATCCGGCTCACGACCGGCGCAGAGTTTGCGACCCGCGATGCGCCGAAGACGCCGGTTCAGCTCGCCCGCGCCGAACGCGTCGCCCGCGACTTCTTCCCGCTCGCCGAACGCCGCGACGAGGAGCCGTGGATGGGCGCGCGGCCCTGCACCCCGGACATGATGCCCATCATCGGCAAGGCGCCGCGGCACGAAGGCCTGTGGTTTGCCTTCGGCCATGCTCATCACGGCATGACCCTTGGCCCCGTCACCGGTCGAGCGCTGGCCGAAAAGATGACCGGCGAACGCACGACCATCGTCGATCTCGGCCCCTATCGTCCGGAACGCTTCGTCGCCTGAGCCCGCGCCTTCGCGAAGCCGGCTGCCATCAAGTGACCTCGTGGTGCGGACAAGTTTGTTTGATATCGGGCACGGAACGATAGGGCGCTCCTGCCGTTTCAACGTCGCTGCACACGAAAGGCCGTTGTGTCCGCGCCACGACAGTCTGCCGTGGCTGTGACGAGATGGGCTGCCGGGGCAAGGCGGCGGGAGATAGACATGCAAAAACAGATCGTTGAGATTGCCGGCGAAGCCGTCGGTACCTTGATGCCGCACGCGCGCGGCTTACGCTTCATGGCCGTCAAGTTCCACGTCTGGCCGCTCGATGGCGAGGTCTATGCCGATCCCGCCACGGCGCATCAGGCCGTGACCGCCCACATCGCCGCGACCCGCGAGGCCATGGCCGACCACGTTCACTGATGACGAGATCAGCGGAAAAAGAGATCAGGGGTCGCGGTAACCGGACGCATGAATATCCAGCCGATAGGTGCCGGGATCCGCAGAAAACATAAGGGCACCTTCCACCTGAGACTGAGCGGGCACATAATCGATTGTCACCTCCCGCATCTCCACCTCCCGTTGCTCACCATCCAGCAGCCGTCCCGTCACAGGCACGCCGGCAGCCGTCTTCTTGCCGGCGTTAGAGACGATGAAGGAAATCTCGAAGCCCTGCACCGTCGGCCTTTGTGCGGTGATGGTGACGCTAAGCTCCGGTGCCGCATCTCTGGCGGTCAGGCCGTGGTAAAGAATCATGCCGGTCATGGAGGCGACGAGCGCGGTGGAGAGCAGGCCGGTGGTCCACTCGATCCAGTGCGGGTGCCGGCGAACGATCTTGCGGCGGGAACCTGCCATCAGAACCTCATAGGATCAGCCGTGCGGCAGCAGCGCCGATCGCGCCGGGAAAGCCGAGCACGATGGTGGACATCAAGGCCGGCATGGAGCCTGACCCGTCCAGCCTGCCGAAACTCCACAGGCAATAAAGGCTGACCAGCAGCGCGATGACGTAGCCGGGAAGGGTGAACCGGGTCAGCGCGTGCCATCCCGGCGTATCCTTCAGCTCGTGCCCGCCCTTGAACGAAACGGCATAGACGAAGGCGTGCATGACGAGGATGGACAGGGCGATGGTCGCAAGCGCATGCCACGGCGTCATCTTGTAGGAAATCAGGATCATCTCTTCCGTCGGAGCCATGTTGAGGCTGAGAAACAGCGCACCTACGGCCATCATGAAGAGTTCGGCGCCGTAGCCGCTGTCCGGCTCATCTTCCGCGTCGTCGGGATCCGTGCCGAGCTGGCTGCGGCCGAGAAGCGCGCCGATGCCGGCGGGAACGGCCTGCAGAGCAATCTTGCCGAGGAAATCCTGCTCGGCCGTTTCCGGCGTCAGCAGCTTGAACAGAGTGAGGATCATCGCGCTGGCGAGAATGCCGATCGCATAGGCGATCATGGCATCGCGAATATCTTCGCGCCAGGAAAACGTCTTCTCGAAACCGATGCGATGCGCGATACCCACAAGCAGCGGCACGGTGATAACGAGAAGCAGCGCAAGCCGGAAGCGATCCATGGCAAAGCCGAGATCCCACATCTCCATCGTCATCTGCATGGGCAGTGCAAAGAGGAGCGCGCCCGCAATGCCGCGCCCGAGCCCGGTGACGAACGCCGTCGTCTGAAACGGCGCCCCGCGCGCCTCGTCCACATCGTCCATCGTCACCCCCAACGCGCCAGACACAAAACAGCGCGGCCGAAAAGGACCGCGCAGACAGACTTTCCAATGCCCATAGTCCGAGACACTGAGCGTAGGCAAATGCTTATGCAGCGACGCCGGATAAGCACCGTACACGCCGGCAGGATCTCAATCGTTCAACCCGCTCGGGAATGCCGCATCGACGGCGATCGTCGTCAGGTCGTTCCGCACCTTGGAAATGCCGGGAATACGGTATGCGAGTTCCTCGACCGCGCGACGATCGGCTGCCGTCTCGACCTCGCCGGACAGTTCGGCAACGCCGCGCAAAACTTTGATCTCGACGGCGGAGGTGTCGATCTCATGCTCTTCAAGCGCGTTGGAAAGTGCCTCTTCCAAGCCGTCGTCATCGGTGTCGGCCTCCGGATCGTCACGCAGAATATCCGGACCTCCATGGCCGATGCGAACCGTCTCGTCCGATGTCTCGAAGCCTGGATTGCCAGACTCGTCAAAACTCTCCGGCGTCTCGCCATATGAGCGGTTGGCGACATCGACCGGGGAGCCGGAGACGTCGTCGGCATATGGCCAACCCTCCTTCAGGTCGCGGTCTTCATAATCACGATAGTCTTCTTCACGGCGTGTGGTCTTCTCGATCATCGTCAGGATCCTCGATCTGGTCGTTTCGCCTGGGTAAACCGCTGAGCGAGGCTTTGGTTCGACCGACGGCGGATTATGTCCGGCCGATGATCCGCACGATTGCCACGTCCAGATGACAGCGGCTTCTCAGCATGAGATGGGAGAGAAGCCGGTGCCCATCATAAAGGCGCGGTCCAGTACCTCGGCTATCTGAAGGAGACTGTCTGCATTCTTACCGGCCAGAGCAATATGTTCGGCGTGTGGAAAAAACGCGCCACGAAAAAAGCGAGACCTTCCAGCCTCGCTTTTTCCCTTTTCAACAATCACTTACCATGCTTCACACCGAACTTATGGAGCCGTGCTTGGCGCAGTACCCGTCGCTGGAGCCGTGCCGGTTGCGGCCGGCGGGGTAACCGGAGCTGTCTCGGCCGGGGCAGTTGCCGCAGGCGGGGTTGCGGCCGGTACCGTTGCGGGAGTCTGCGTATCGGTGGCGGAAGGCACCTCTGATGCCGGTGGCGTTGCCGTCTGGCTGGCAGGTGCAGGCTGTATCGCCGTGTCGGACGCGTCGTTCGACATTTCCGCAGGCAACCATACCAGCAGTGCCAGCACGAGACCGGCGAGCAGAATGATCAGGACCGGCCAGTTGCTGCGACGGGTCCGCGCCGTCGGTGCTGCCGGATCCAGCGGACGCTGGACCAACGGATCGCCGAGCGGTGCCGCCGTCACCGGATCGATCCCGGCAGTTGGGCGCATCGTCGCCGCGTCCGTACGGGCAGCCTGCTCGGCTCTCGCCGCATCGTCGGCAGGCCAGGACGTAGGATTTGCGGGGCGCTTTTCATTCGGATCAAAACGCTGGTTCATGACAGCTTCCTCCTTGTCGTTTTGCCGACTATCGGCACATGCAGAGAAAACGCACTGTTAAAGCTAATGTTCCTGACACGCCCCTTGGGCTCGTCTGACAAGGACGGCAAACGCAAAAGCGAGCGGCAGAGTTCTACCCCCGCCGCTCGCTTCTCACCGTGCAAAATCACCCTCGAGAAAAAGGTCAGTCCTGCTCACGCACACCCGGCGTCGCTTCGCGCTGATCGGCATCTTCCAGATCGGACTGTACCAGAAAAACGTCCCCCTTTAACCGAACCGCCTCCCGACGCGCAGCCGCCGACATGACATCATCCGGCTCCGTATCATCCCCATCCTTGCCTCTCAACTCCGCCTCGCTCCCGATCGGCGTCACGTCCTCATCATGAATATCAAGATTGCGGTCCGTATGACCCTGTTCGCCAGCCCTGCCTTTGTCGGCCATGTCGCTTCTCCTTGGTTTCCTGATCGAAACGCCGGCCGGAAGCCAATGTTCCGGGAAGGGATAGCGACCTCGTCCCATCAGCAGGTCGTCGGCAATGCACGGGACTTCGGGAGACGCACACTGCTTAGGGCCGCATGGCATCAGGTCGTCAAAACGCAGATACGGAATCCAGCATGACAGAAACTAAGAGCAAAAAATGAGATTTGACAAGAATTGGCTGGGGAACCTGGATTCGAACCAGGACTAACGGAGTCAGAGTCCGTGGGTCTACCGTTAACCTATTCCCCAACGCGCGGGCTGTGCCCGTCGGTGTGCCGGGCTTATAGACAAAAGGAGGCGGGATGCAAAGGGGGTTTTTGAAAAACTTTGCGGGATGGTCGAATGGGGTGGTTTTTGTTTGGGGAGCCGGGAGGTTTTAGGGGGGAAACGGAGCGGTTTGGCGGGGTGGATTGTCGTTCGGGAAAAAGCAGTTGGCGAAAGGCGGGCGCGCTGGTAGAGTCGGGACAACGAAAATCGAGAGAGCGTCTTGAGCGACCGGTTTAGGCTTCGCGCGACGCGGTGGTAAGATCAGTGAAAGACCCCGAGCACGGCGATACGCCGTATGAGAGCGGGGCGTCGGCAGCGGCCGGAAACCCGGGGCAAACCATCCCCGGGTCCGGCAAAGCCAAGCGCAGGCGTCGTAAGGCGGCGCGCAAGGGCTCCGCACATGCCAGCTCCCCCCATAACCAAGGCCCCTCCGTATCCGGAGCAGGCCATTCCGCACACACTGTTCTGGACGGCGAACCCGTGCGCAAACGCAAACGGCGGCGGCGCACGAAGACCGCGTCTCCAGGCTCTGCGCAGGGTCGTGGCGCTTGGCATGGCGATGGTGCGGTTCACGGCGCCGACATCAGGGCGTCCGGCTCGGACCCGCATGTCCGAGGCGCTCAAACGCAGGATGCCCGAACCCAGGACGGCCCGACACGTATTCTCCAGTCGCGGGATCCACGCGATGGAGATGCGCATCGCGGCGGCGCGTTCGAGGGTTCGCGTCACGCTTCCGGTCGCCGGTCGATCGAGCGGCACGACGAAGCGGGCAGTCATGATCACGCGGGTGCCGGTGCTGCGGCACAGGATGCGGGCGCCGCGGCCGGTGCTTCGCGCAGCCATCCCGATGGAGGATCGGCGGCACAGGGCGCGTCCACTGGCAACGGTTCGAAGCCCGGGCAGGGACGGGGGGCGGAACCGGCCGGCAAGGGCCACCGCAATCACAAGCATCGTCATCGCCGCAATGCCCAGGCGCGTCCGCTGCAGGGCACGGATGTCGTCAGGTCCGGGCGCGACCGCGTCGGCGCGCCCGGTAGTGACGGTCGCGCGTCGGCGGGCCAGCGGCAGGGCCGCAATCCGGGCGTTCAGGGTGGTGCCGGGACGGCGGCGCATTCGGATTCCGCTTCGCAGGCTGGCGCGCCCGGTCGCCCGGTGTCGCAGCAAAGCGGCCATTCCGGGCATCAGCGTTTCGAACAGGGCATGAATCAGGGCGGAGCCCGTGGTGGCCCGCACGCGCATGGGGCGATCACCAAGACGTCCGATCATGCGGGGCACGGGCGCGGCGCCAATGGCGCAGGGCAGGGCGGGCATCATGGATCGGCGGCGGAGGGCGAGTACGCCGCGCGGCCAGGCCCCGGCTTCAACCCCGGAAACCGCGCCGCAGCCTCCAACGGGCGCACGGATACGGTCGAAGGCGACGATTCCGGCCCGCCGCCGCTGTATGCGGCGCTCGATCTCGGCACCAACAATTGCCGCCTCCTCATTGCGCAGCCGACGCGACCGGGGCAGTTCCGCGTTGTGGATGGCTTCTCCCGAATCGTGCGGCTCGGCGAGGGCCTTGCGGCCAGCGGCCGCCTGTCCGAGGACGCCATGAACCGCTCGGTCGAGGCGCTGAAGATCTGCGCGGCGAAGCTTGGGCATCGCAATATCCGCCGTAGCCGGCTGATCGCGACCGAAGCGGCCCGCGCTGCCGAAAACGGCGTGATCTTCATGGATCGGGTCACGGCGGAAACCGGTCTCGAGCTCGAGATCATCGACCGGGAAACCGAGGCGCGGCTGGCCGTATCCGGCTGCGCATCGCTGGTCGGGCGCGAGGCGCGCTCCGTGGTGTTGTTCGATATCGGCGGCGGCTCGTCGGAAATCGCGGTGCTGCACATCGGCGACAACCGATCGAGCCGGCTTGCCAATCACATCACCCACTGGACCTCGCTGCCGGTCGGCGTCGTCACGCTGTCGGAGCGCCATGGCGGGCGCGACGTCACGCCGGAAAGCTTCGAGGGCATGATCCGCGAAGTCTCCGGCATGCTCGATCGTTTCGACTGCCCGGAGATCGAGGCCGTGCGTGCGGCGGATGATTTCCACCTCATCGGCACGTCCGGCACGGTCACCACGCTCGCCGGCGTGCATCTCGACCTGCCGCGCTACGATCGTCGCCGGGTGGACGGGCTCTGGCTGTCGGACGACGAGGTCTCCGCCATGCAGGCGCGTCTGCTCTCCTGGGATTTCGCGGCGCGTGCGGCCAATCCCTGTATCGGGCCGGATCGGGCGGATCTCGTTCTCGCCGGCTGTGCCATTCTGGAAGCCATTCGCCGCCGCTGGCCGTCGACCCGCATGCGGGTAGCTGATCGTGGGCTGCGCGAAGGCCTTTTGACGGATATGATGGCCGATGACGGCGTCTGGCGCCGCGGTCGAGGCCGCCGCCTGTCGCGTCCCGGCCCGCAAACTGGCTCCGAGGAGGGCCGAAGCTCATGACCAAGCCCCCCATCGGCGGCAATCGGACCGGACGCAAACTCGGGCAGAGGGTGAAGAAGGGCAAGCTGAAGGCGTCGTCGCGGCGCTGGATCGAGCGCCACATCAACGATCCCTATGTGCAGCGCGCTCAGTTGGAAGGCTATCGCGCCCGCGCGGCCTTCAAGCTCTTGGAGATCGACGAGAAGCACAAGATCCTCAACGGCGCGAAGCGCATCATCGATCTGGGCACGGCCCCCGGCAGCTGGTCGCAGATCGCCGCCAAGGTCACAAGCTCGACGGATACGGACCCGCGCGTTGTGGCGATCGATTTTCTCGATGTCGATCCGCTGCCCGGCGTCATCATCCTGAAGCTCGATTTTCTCGATCCCTCCGCTCCCGACGCCATTATGGATGCGCTGGGCGGCACGCCGGATCTCGTTCTCTCCGACATGGCGGCCCCCACCACCGGCCACCGCCAGACCGACCATATCCGCACCATGCACCTCTGCGAGGTCGCGGCCCACTTCGCCATCGATGTGCTCGGCCCCGGCGGGCACTTTCTCGCCAAGACCTTCCAGGGCGGCACGGAGCGCGAGCTTCTGAACCTCCTGAAGCAGAATTTCCGCCAGGTCCTGCACATCAAGCCCGCCTCGTCCCGTGCCGAATCGGTCGAGATGTTCCTGCTGGCAAAGGACTTCAAGGGCCGGCGCGAGGGCATCTCGGATCACGACGATCTCCGGGCGGAAGGCCAGACCTTTCGCGACGAGCGCGAGGACGTGACCGAGCACGAAGAGGACTAAGCGGGGCGACCGGGCGACGTTTCCACACGCCGGTGAACCCACTCATGAAGGTGCGCGCTCTTCCCGTAAAGCCCTTAAGCTACTTCCCCGCCAGCGACTCCAGTTGCGCCTCGCCCTTTTCCCGCGCTGCAGCGCCATGACCGGACACTTCGGCGCCGGCGGTTTTCGCCATGCCGATGAAGGGGATGACGGAGGTGAGGGTGATCGCGGAGATCAGCATGAAGGCGAGCTGGAAATCGCCGAGTTCCAGCTGGGTGCCGGTCCAGCGGTTTTCCACTTCCAGAATAGCGCCGGCAACAGCGACGCCGAGCGCAAGGCTCATCTGTTGCAGCACGGCGCTCATCGCAGTCGCCTTGCTGGCCATCGCGTCGGGGATGTCGGCGAAGGAGAGGGCGTTGATGCTGGTGAAGAAGAACGAGCGGGCAAAGCCGGCGATCAGCAGCACGAGGCACATGACGAGATAGGGCGTGGCCGGCGTGAAGAGGCCGTTGACGAAGGTCAGAACGGTGCCGATCAGCGCCGCGATGATCAGCGTCGTGCGAAAGCCGGCGAAAATCAGCACCCGCTTGGCAAAGAACTTCGTAGTCAGCGCGCCGATGGCGCCGACGAAGGTGATCATGCCCGACTGGAAGGGCGACAGGCCGAAACCGACCTGTAGCATCAGCGGCATGAGGAACGGAATGGCGCCGATGGAGATGCGGAAGAGCGTGCCGCCGATGGCCGCGGCGCGAAAGGCGCTGTCCTTGAAGAGGGCGAGGTCGAGCAGCGGCGCTGGGTGGTGCCGGGCGTGGCGCACATAGAGAAAGCCGCAGAGAATGCCGATGCCGGCTGACATCGCGCCGACGCTCGGCGGCAGGGCCGGCAGGCTCATGACGGACAGGCCGAACATGGTGCCGGAGGCGGCAATGGCGCTGAGGAAAAAGCCGGTGACGTCGATCGGCGGCGGCCGGTCGCTGATCACCTCGGGCAGGTAGATGCCCGACAGGATGTAGCCGAGAATGCCGACGGGAACATTGATGATGAAGATCCAGTGCCAGGAAAAATAGGTGGTGATGAAGCCGCCGAGCGGCGGGCCTGCGAGCGGCCCCGTCAGCGCGGGAATGCTGAGCAGCGCCATCGCGCTCACCAGTTCGCTGCGCTGCGTGCTGCGCACCAGCACCAGCCGCGCCACGGGTGTCATCATCGCGCCGCCCATGCCCTGCAGGAAGCGCGCACCGACGAAGGACACGAGATCGCCGGAGATGGCGCAGAGAATGGAGCCGACGATGAAGACGAGGATGGCCGAGCGGAAAATGCGCTTGGCGCCGAACCGGTCGGCCATCCAGCCGCTCAGAGGAATGAAGATCGCGAGAGACACCATGTAGGAGGTCAGCGCCAGCTTGAGCGTGATCGGGCCGACGCCGAGGTCGCGGGCGATGGCGGGCAGGGAGGTCGCGATAACGGTGGAGTCCATCTGCTCCATGAAGAGAGCGACGGCGAGGATCAGCGGAACGATGCGGTTCATGCGAAGGCAAGCCTTTTCGACGGCTTCTGGGGCGCCCGGCGGAGAATGCCGGGGATGGCCGCTACGGTAGGGGAGCAGATGCCGGTGCGCGGGGGCATGCGGTCTTGCGAGGTTGTATGGCGAGGGAGATAGAAACGGAAACACGAAAGTCCCGTGTCTCCTCTCACGCGATAGTCAATTTCCTGTGAAGGCGTAACACACGTTCTGTCAAGGCGTGCGTCTTGCGCTACCTTGGGCGCTTCTACCAGCGCGATCACGCACGATGCAGGATGGCTCATAGCCGCGATCCATGGTCGGATGCGGACGATCACACCCCGCGACCGGGCCTGAAGGCTCAAAGACAAAGGAAACGATCGATGCACGGATTTTCCCTCGGCCGGCGCGCCCTCTTTGCTGCAACCGCCATCGGCGCGCTGGCTGCGCCCCTCATCATGAAGCGCGCCGCCTTTGCGCAGGATGCGGCGGGGAAGGGTGCGAAGGAAACGCCGAAGGCCACGCCGGGCGGCAAGAGCTCGAGCTTCAAGCTCGGCGATTTCACCGTCACCGTCGTCAGCGACGGCCTGCGGCTTGCTGACAAGCCGAGCGAGACCTTCGGCATCGACCAGCCGCCGGAGGCCGTGGCCGCACTTCTGGAAAAAAACTTCCTGCCGACCGACCGCTTTGCCAACGGCTTTTCGCCCGTGGTCGTGGAGACCGGTTCGGAGGTCGTGCTGTTCGACACCGGCAATGGCGAAGCAGGACGCGCCGCCGGCACCGGCCTGTTGCTGGAGGGCCTGCGCGCTGCGGGCTATCCGCCGGAAAGCATCACGCTCGTGGTTCTCACCCACATGCATGGCGATCATATCAACGGCCTGATGGAAGGCGGCAAGCCTGCCTTCCCCAATGCGCGCTATGCCATGGGTGAGGCGGAACTCGCTTTCTGGAAGGACCCCGCTCGCATGGGATCGCCCGCCGAAGGCGGACACAAGGCCGTGCTCAAGAACGTCGTGCCGCTCGTGGAAAAGGCGACGCTGATCGGCGATGGCGCCGATGTCGCGCCTGGAATCACCGCCATGGCCGCCTTCGGCCACTCGCCCGGCCACATGGTCTTCCGCGTCTCGTCGCAGGGCAAGGATCTCATGCTGACGGCCGATACGGCCAATCACTATGTCCTGTCGCTGCAGCAGCCGGACTGGCAGGTTAAGTTCGACATGGACAAGGAAAAGGCGGCCGTATCGCGCCGCAAGGTGTTCGACATGGTGGCCTCCGAGCGGTTGCCCTTCATCGGCTACCACATGCCGTTCCCGGCCGTCGGCTATGCCGAAAAGGTGGACGCCGGCTACCGCTTCGTGCCGGCGTCGTATCAACTGTATCTCTGACGGTTGATCACCTGCGTCCTTTGACGCAGGCAGCCCGTCAAGCGGCGTACATCTCGTCGCGCAGCGAGCGCAGCATGCTTGTCATGCGGTCGCGAATATCGTCTTCCAGGAAGATCACGCCAGCGGCTTCGAAGTCGCTGTGCAACCGGTCGATCACGCCGTTCGGGTTTTCCACGCCGGCATCCACGATGCCACGCGCATAGGCTTCGGCATCCGGCCGGTCGATCATGGCGGCGGCCCACAGGCCGATCAGCGCGTTACGGCGCGCTTCGGCGCGAAAGGTCAGTTCTTCTTCACGTACGAAACGTGTTTCCTGAGCGTGGGCTCGCTTGCGCAGTGCGGTCATTGTGTTGGTCCCTGTTATCTCTGTTTCGCCGGTCACCCTTCTTCCGAGGCGCCGTGAGGAGAGGTCTACCGGACGCAGCTTAATTTCAATCCAAAAGGCACGGCTAATAAAAACTGAAAATGCTTCTCCACCGGTCTTGCGGGACCGCTCCGGGCTCGCAGGGCTTTTTCTGTTTCCATCCCGTCACATCCGTGTTACGTGCCCTCGCCAACTTCCATGAAACACTTGCCGTCATTCCCCTCCCAGGATGACCGGCAGGCGACGCTCCCGCCGGAACCCGTCCGTCCGGGCGCCTTGCACATTTTTAAAGGAATTGGCCCATGGCGCGCATTATCGAAACGGCTACCGGTCTGGAG
It encodes:
- a CDS encoding TIGR02588 family protein — protein: MAGSRRKIVRRHPHWIEWTTGLLSTALVASMTGMILYHGLTARDAAPELSVTITAQRPTVQGFEISFIVSNAGKKTAAGVPVTGRLLDGEQREVEMREVTIDYVPAQSQVEGALMFSADPGTYRLDIHASGYRDP
- a CDS encoding NAD(P)/FAD-dependent oxidoreductase yields the protein MKTDVAVLGAGIVGLSTAIHLARRGKSVLLVDRRGAGEETSFGNAGLIQREGVVPYGFPHDFGALFRYALNNTIDAHYHLKALPGLVPFLVRYWWNSGFTQHQHIARLYAPLIENSITEHADLIKASGADNLIQRDGWMKVFRTDAARDAAYKEAERLSAGFGVNHQKLSPSDVKALEPSIRIGLAGGLRWTDPWSIRDPHSLNKAYLTYFQSLGGRLVAGDAATLEHVLEGPGWRIASPDGPIEAAEVVVALGPWADTVTRKLGYRYPLAVKRGYHMHYGTQEGERLNNWVLDAEKGYFLAPMLRGIRLTTGAEFATRDAPKTPVQLARAERVARDFFPLAERRDEEPWMGARPCTPDMMPIIGKAPRHEGLWFAFGHAHHGMTLGPVTGRALAEKMTGERTTIVDLGPYRPERFVA
- a CDS encoding TIGR02587 family membrane protein yields the protein MDDVDEARGAPFQTTAFVTGLGRGIAGALLFALPMQMTMEMWDLGFAMDRFRLALLLVITVPLLVGIAHRIGFEKTFSWREDIRDAMIAYAIGILASAMILTLFKLLTPETAEQDFLGKIALQAVPAGIGALLGRSQLGTDPDDAEDEPDSGYGAELFMMAVGALFLSLNMAPTEEMILISYKMTPWHALATIALSILVMHAFVYAVSFKGGHELKDTPGWHALTRFTLPGYVIALLVSLYCLWSFGRLDGSGSMPALMSTIVLGFPGAIGAAAARLIL
- a CDS encoding BON domain-containing protein, which codes for MIEKTTRREEDYRDYEDRDLKEGWPYADDVSGSPVDVANRSYGETPESFDESGNPGFETSDETVRIGHGGPDILRDDPEADTDDDGLEEALSNALEEHEIDTSAVEIKVLRGVAELSGEVETAADRRAVEELAYRIPGISKVRNDLTTIAVDAAFPSGLND
- a CDS encoding MFS transporter, with the protein product MNRIVPLILAVALFMEQMDSTVIATSLPAIARDLGVGPITLKLALTSYMVSLAIFIPLSGWMADRFGAKRIFRSAILVFIVGSILCAISGDLVSFVGARFLQGMGGAMMTPVARLVLVRSTQRSELVSAMALLSIPALTGPLAGPPLGGFITTYFSWHWIFIINVPVGILGYILSGIYLPEVISDRPPPIDVTGFFLSAIAASGTMFGLSVMSLPALPPSVGAMSAGIGILCGFLYVRHARHHPAPLLDLALFKDSAFRAAAIGGTLFRISIGAIPFLMPLMLQVGFGLSPFQSGMITFVGAIGALTTKFFAKRVLIFAGFRTTLIIAALIGTVLTFVNGLFTPATPYLVMCLVLLIAGFARSFFFTSINALSFADIPDAMASKATAMSAVLQQMSLALGVAVAGAILEVENRWTGTQLELGDFQLAFMLISAITLTSVIPFIGMAKTAGAEVSGHGAAAREKGEAQLESLAGK
- a CDS encoding ATPase inhibitor subunit zeta; the encoded protein is MTALRKRAHAQETRFVREEELTFRAEARRNALIGLWAAAMIDRPDAEAYARGIVDAGVENPNGVIDRLHSDFEAAGVIFLEDDIRDRMTSMLRSLRDEMYAA
- a CDS encoding RlmE family RNA methyltransferase produces the protein MTKPPIGGNRTGRKLGQRVKKGKLKASSRRWIERHINDPYVQRAQLEGYRARAAFKLLEIDEKHKILNGAKRIIDLGTAPGSWSQIAAKVTSSTDTDPRVVAIDFLDVDPLPGVIILKLDFLDPSAPDAIMDALGGTPDLVLSDMAAPTTGHRQTDHIRTMHLCEVAAHFAIDVLGPGGHFLAKTFQGGTERELLNLLKQNFRQVLHIKPASSRAESVEMFLLAKDFKGRREGISDHDDLRAEGQTFRDEREDVTEHEED
- a CDS encoding MBL fold metallo-hydrolase, which encodes MHGFSLGRRALFAATAIGALAAPLIMKRAAFAQDAAGKGAKETPKATPGGKSSSFKLGDFTVTVVSDGLRLADKPSETFGIDQPPEAVAALLEKNFLPTDRFANGFSPVVVETGSEVVLFDTGNGEAGRAAGTGLLLEGLRAAGYPPESITLVVLTHMHGDHINGLMEGGKPAFPNARYAMGEAELAFWKDPARMGSPAEGGHKAVLKNVVPLVEKATLIGDGADVAPGITAMAAFGHSPGHMVFRVSSQGKDLMLTADTANHYVLSLQQPDWQVKFDMDKEKAAVSRRKVFDMVASERLPFIGYHMPFPAVGYAEKVDAGYRFVPASYQLYL
- a CDS encoding Ppx/GppA phosphatase family protein; the protein is MQGTDVVRSGRDRVGAPGSDGRASAGQRQGRNPGVQGGAGTAAHSDSASQAGAPGRPVSQQSGHSGHQRFEQGMNQGGARGGPHAHGAITKTSDHAGHGRGANGAGQGGHHGSAAEGEYAARPGPGFNPGNRAAASNGRTDTVEGDDSGPPPLYAALDLGTNNCRLLIAQPTRPGQFRVVDGFSRIVRLGEGLAASGRLSEDAMNRSVEALKICAAKLGHRNIRRSRLIATEAARAAENGVIFMDRVTAETGLELEIIDRETEARLAVSGCASLVGREARSVVLFDIGGGSSEIAVLHIGDNRSSRLANHITHWTSLPVGVVTLSERHGGRDVTPESFEGMIREVSGMLDRFDCPEIEAVRAADDFHLIGTSGTVTTLAGVHLDLPRYDRRRVDGLWLSDDEVSAMQARLLSWDFAARAANPCIGPDRADLVLAGCAILEAIRRRWPSTRMRVADRGLREGLLTDMMADDGVWRRGRGRRLSRPGPQTGSEEGRSS